From a single Fusobacterium ulcerans ATCC 49185 genomic region:
- a CDS encoding alanine/glycine:cation symporter family protein, with protein MIFLYDAFNWLNNFIWSYILIILLVGLGVYFSFKTGFVQFRLLGEMFKLLGEGAMKNESSNEKHGSSGISSFQAFCISTASRVGTGNMAGVAIAIVIGGPGAVFWMWVMALIGSSSSFVESTLAQVYKVKEGDHFRGGPAYYMEKALGKRWMGVVFSILISITFGLIFNSVQANTVSFAFEKAFNINRMYLGIAISAATAIIIFGGVKRIARAVEYIVPVMAVAYVAVALFVLVKNFTMIPSVIESIVSNALGFKQAVGGGLGVVIMQGIKRGLFSNEAGMGSAPNAAATANVTHPVKQGLIQTLGVFTDTILICSATAFIILMSGVDLQGESNGIQLTQEALVSQVGPWGSIFIAICIFLFAFSSIIGNYYYGETNIEFLNGNKIWLNLYRCFVVFMVMFGCLAKVQIVWDMADLFMGFMAIMNLAVIAVLYKVAIAALHDYIAQKKKGLNPQFKTSAVPGLKNAECWDE; from the coding sequence ATGATTTTTTTGTATGATGCGTTTAACTGGCTGAACAATTTTATCTGGTCGTATATATTGATTATACTTCTTGTAGGATTAGGGGTATATTTTAGTTTTAAGACAGGGTTTGTTCAATTTAGACTGTTAGGAGAAATGTTTAAACTTCTTGGAGAAGGAGCTATGAAGAATGAAAGTTCCAACGAAAAACATGGGTCAAGTGGAATTTCTTCATTTCAAGCATTCTGTATTTCAACAGCTTCAAGAGTTGGAACAGGAAATATGGCTGGAGTTGCCATAGCTATTGTTATAGGAGGTCCGGGAGCTGTATTCTGGATGTGGGTAATGGCTCTTATAGGTTCAAGTTCAAGTTTTGTGGAAAGTACACTTGCACAAGTATATAAAGTAAAAGAGGGGGATCACTTTAGAGGTGGACCAGCTTATTATATGGAAAAAGCTTTAGGAAAAAGATGGATGGGAGTTGTGTTCTCTATTCTTATTTCTATTACTTTTGGACTTATCTTCAATTCAGTACAGGCTAATACAGTATCATTTGCATTTGAAAAAGCATTTAATATTAATAGAATGTATTTAGGAATAGCAATATCTGCTGCAACTGCAATCATAATTTTTGGTGGAGTAAAAAGAATAGCTCGTGCAGTGGAATATATAGTTCCTGTAATGGCTGTAGCATATGTAGCAGTGGCACTGTTTGTTTTGGTGAAAAACTTTACAATGATACCATCTGTTATTGAATCTATTGTTTCTAATGCTCTAGGATTTAAACAGGCAGTAGGTGGAGGTCTTGGAGTTGTAATAATGCAGGGAATAAAGAGAGGATTATTTTCAAATGAGGCTGGAATGGGAAGTGCTCCAAATGCTGCAGCGACAGCAAATGTTACCCATCCGGTAAAACAGGGATTGATTCAAACTTTAGGAGTATTTACAGATACTATATTAATATGTTCTGCAACTGCTTTCATCATATTGATGTCTGGAGTAGATTTGCAAGGAGAATCCAATGGAATACAGCTGACTCAGGAAGCTCTCGTTTCACAGGTTGGACCTTGGGGAAGTATATTTATTGCTATTTGTATATTCCTTTTTGCTTTCTCATCTATCATAGGAAACTATTACTATGGGGAAACAAATATTGAATTCTTAAATGGAAATAAAATATGGTTAAATCTTTATAGATGTTTTGTTGTATTTATGGTAATGTTTGGATGCCTTGCTAAAGTTCAGATAGTTTGGGATATGGCAGATTTATTTATGGGATTCATGGCAATAATGAATCTGGCAGTAATAGCAGTACTTTATAAAGTGGCAATTGCAGCTCTTCATGATTATATAGCTCAAAAGAAAAAAGGTTTAAATCCTCAGTTTAAAACTTCAGCTGTTCCAGGATTAAAAAATGCTGAATGCTGGGATGAATAA
- a CDS encoding ROK family transcriptional regulator, protein MTTINGKPKIIKEINMALVRKNIIRNSPITKPELSKLLGLSLPTINKCVDELLEKEIVKVFEGEIEVKGSGKKPVFYEINSNHVSYIAAYFKGTVLTIREYDLLGKIKNEKVKKLKEDSDEKVLLSILDKMIKESKNKENIEAVSIGIAGIVEENGSVNNIYTLKKYNGVFLKKVLEERYNIPVIIENDANLVTFGLVDKVEFNTKDLVYIYLGTGIGTGTVINGKLHKGKSNFSGEIGELPVSADKTLEDDYKEIIKRKDIEKFEKMIIFILMINISILNPEIIVLNSDILKIEKSLLRRIIKKISERLGEENIPEIILDSNDIENGMKGALKLALQESDKDLKIIGK, encoded by the coding sequence ATGACAACAATTAATGGAAAACCTAAAATAATAAAAGAAATAAACATGGCTTTAGTTAGAAAAAATATCATAAGAAATTCGCCTATAACAAAGCCAGAGTTGTCAAAATTATTAGGACTTAGTCTTCCTACTATAAATAAATGTGTAGATGAACTTCTTGAAAAAGAAATAGTGAAAGTATTTGAAGGGGAGATAGAAGTAAAAGGAAGTGGGAAAAAACCTGTATTCTATGAAATAAACAGCAATCATGTATCATATATAGCTGCATACTTCAAAGGGACTGTTCTTACAATAAGAGAATATGATCTTCTTGGTAAAATAAAAAATGAAAAAGTAAAAAAATTAAAAGAGGATAGCGATGAAAAAGTATTGCTTTCTATTTTAGATAAAATGATAAAAGAATCGAAAAATAAAGAGAACATAGAAGCTGTTTCTATTGGGATAGCAGGGATAGTAGAGGAAAATGGAAGTGTAAATAATATATATACTTTGAAAAAGTATAATGGGGTGTTTTTAAAAAAGGTATTGGAAGAAAGATATAATATTCCAGTAATAATAGAAAATGATGCCAATTTAGTAACTTTTGGTCTTGTAGATAAAGTGGAGTTTAATACAAAAGATCTTGTATATATTTATTTAGGTACTGGAATAGGAACTGGAACTGTGATAAATGGAAAACTTCACAAGGGAAAATCTAATTTTTCAGGAGAAATAGGGGAGCTTCCAGTATCAGCAGATAAAACTCTGGAAGATGACTATAAGGAAATAATAAAAAGAAAAGATATAGAAAAGTTTGAAAAAATGATAATTTTTATACTTATGATAAATATTTCTATATTGAATCCTGAAATAATAGTACTAAACAGTGATATATTAAAAATAGAAAAAAGTTTGTTAAGACGTATAATCAAGAAAATATCTGAAAGACTTGGGGAAGAAAATATACCAGAGATTATTCTTGATAGTAATGATATTGAGAATGGAATGAAGGGAGCTTTGAAATTGGCTCTTCAGGAAAGTGACAAGGATTTGAAAATAATAGGAAAATAG
- a CDS encoding N-acetylglucosamine kinase — translation MGYILSVDGGGSKTSYCLYEIESHCKEYIKGKSTNYKNIGIEAVKKNLEENINKIMKEKNIIFQDIKYFVFGLSSCDTAEDHKLFKELLESIGIKEKFVIMNDAELAFRAICPFEDGGVIVSGTGSIGFAFDKDKVTRVGGWGKELSDLGSGYWIGRKFLEKYILYLEEMEEKDDSFDKIGMLGSSKKEQVEKIIEKYDTTEKIASLARFVIDEKESSLCSKILDKAVEKLMMMVKQISKNIKKDSYTLVLSGGVALNDVITDKIQKKIVECNLEKKIKVMPNRYEPVDGGINIGLNYLQKNK, via the coding sequence ATGGGGTATATATTATCAGTAGATGGGGGAGGAAGTAAGACTTCATATTGTCTTTATGAAATAGAAAGTCATTGTAAGGAATATATTAAGGGAAAAAGCACAAATTACAAAAATATAGGAATAGAAGCAGTAAAAAAAAATCTTGAAGAAAATATAAATAAGATAATGAAAGAAAAAAATATTATTTTTCAAGATATAAAATATTTTGTATTTGGTCTGTCAAGCTGTGATACAGCTGAAGATCATAAGCTTTTTAAAGAATTGCTTGAGAGTATAGGAATAAAAGAAAAATTTGTAATAATGAATGATGCAGAGCTAGCTTTTAGAGCTATATGTCCATTTGAAGATGGAGGAGTTATTGTATCAGGAACAGGGTCTATTGGCTTTGCCTTTGATAAAGATAAAGTAACAAGAGTTGGAGGCTGGGGAAAGGAACTTAGTGATCTTGGTTCAGGATACTGGATAGGAAGAAAATTTCTGGAAAAATATATTCTCTATTTAGAAGAGATGGAAGAAAAAGATGATTCTTTTGACAAAATTGGGATGTTGGGAAGCAGCAAAAAAGAGCAGGTAGAAAAAATTATTGAAAAATATGATACAACAGAGAAAATAGCAAGCTTGGCAAGATTTGTTATAGATGAGAAAGAAAGTTCTCTATGCAGTAAAATATTAGATAAAGCAGTTGAAAAACTTATGATGATGGTAAAACAGATATCTAAAAATATAAAAAAAGACAGCTATACATTGGTGTTATCTGGAGGAGTAGCTTTAAATGATGTGATTACAGATAAAATACAGAAAAAAATAGTAGAGTGTAATTTAGAAAAGAAAATAAAAGTGATGCCTAATAGGTATGAACCAGTGGATGGTGGAATAAATATAGGGCTTAATTATCTTCAAAAGAATAAATAA
- a CDS encoding sugar ABC transporter ATP-binding protein encodes MRIGDVILNCKNISKSFSKVEVLKNINIEIKKGEVHAIIGANGAGKSTLMKIICGVHEANSGELIYKGKIEKFKTPLEAQEKGISIIYQELSLVSTLKNYENLFVGNEIKKYGIFTDDTEMIRRFRELCKRLNFDIDPMEMTRNMSISKQQMIEILKVVANDSDIIIMDEPTTSLSEKEKKSLFDIIRKLKEAGKTVIYISHMLEEVFSVCDRISILRDGEFIATKNVLELTKDKVVELMTGKAVKRGSIREKRDNKNETVLEVKGLEYKNILKDVSFQVKRGEVVGIAGLVGSGRSELAECIFGAREINKGDIYLEGQKKKFSHPKDAIKNGVGLIPEDRKNFGLILKHTIKDNSTLIQIKKMLSGFLLSNKKENEHIEEAIKELSIKVSDYNLKVSSLSGGNQQKIVISKWKDMDLKILIFDEPTKGIDVNAKEDIFKVIEDYAAKGVGIIFISSDLEEVERVADRVLVLKRGNFISELRGNDINIEKINYLALNG; translated from the coding sequence ATGCGAATAGGAGATGTAATTTTAAATTGTAAAAATATAAGCAAATCTTTTTCCAAAGTAGAAGTTTTAAAAAATATAAATATTGAAATAAAAAAGGGAGAAGTCCATGCCATAATAGGTGCAAATGGTGCTGGAAAATCTACTTTGATGAAAATAATTTGTGGAGTGCATGAAGCTAATAGTGGGGAACTGATATATAAAGGAAAAATAGAGAAATTCAAAACTCCTCTTGAAGCACAGGAGAAAGGAATAAGTATAATATATCAGGAATTGAGTCTTGTATCTACACTTAAAAACTATGAAAATCTTTTTGTAGGAAATGAAATAAAAAAATATGGAATATTTACTGATGATACAGAAATGATCAGAAGATTTAGGGAATTATGCAAGAGGTTGAATTTTGATATAGATCCTATGGAAATGACAAGAAATATGAGTATATCAAAACAGCAGATGATAGAGATACTTAAAGTAGTAGCAAATGATTCCGATATTATAATAATGGATGAACCAACAACTTCATTATCTGAAAAAGAAAAGAAGTCTTTATTTGATATAATAAGAAAATTGAAAGAAGCTGGAAAAACAGTTATATATATTTCTCATATGTTGGAAGAAGTGTTTTCAGTGTGTGACAGGATAAGTATATTGAGAGATGGGGAATTTATAGCTACTAAGAATGTTTTGGAACTTACAAAAGATAAAGTAGTGGAATTGATGACAGGAAAAGCAGTTAAAAGAGGAAGTATAAGAGAAAAGAGAGATAATAAAAATGAAACAGTTCTTGAGGTGAAAGGGCTGGAATATAAAAATATATTAAAAGATGTATCTTTTCAGGTGAAAAGAGGAGAAGTAGTGGGAATAGCAGGATTGGTTGGTTCTGGAAGAAGTGAACTGGCAGAATGCATATTTGGAGCAAGAGAGATAAATAAAGGAGATATTTATTTAGAAGGACAAAAGAAGAAATTTTCACATCCTAAAGATGCTATCAAAAATGGAGTAGGGCTGATACCAGAAGACAGAAAGAATTTTGGACTTATATTGAAACATACAATAAAGGATAACTCAACGTTGATACAGATAAAGAAAATGTTATCAGGATTTCTTTTAAGTAATAAAAAAGAGAATGAACATATTGAGGAAGCTATAAAAGAACTTTCAATAAAAGTTTCAGATTACAATTTAAAAGTTTCAAGCCTTAGTGGTGGAAATCAGCAGAAAATAGTTATATCTAAATGGAAAGATATGGATCTGAAGATATTGATATTTGATGAACCTACAAAGGGAATAGATGTAAATGCCAAAGAAGATATTTTTAAAGTAATAGAAGACTATGCAGCTAAAGGAGTGGGAATAATTTTTATATCTTCTGATCTTGAAGAAGTAGAAAGAGTAGCTGATAGAGTTCTTGTTTTGAAAAGAGGAAATTTTATTAGTGAACTTAGAGGAAATGATATAAATATAGAAAAAATAAACTATTTGGCATTGAATGGCTAG
- a CDS encoding ABC transporter permease: MLEQLKNSFRRENLLKNYGIIIGFLVLCTIISFATPNFLTRNNILNLLRQSSIIGVIATGMTFVIISGNFDISVGKIAALGGTIIMSMISNGHSFIVALLAALLAGAVIGLINGFAVAVIKIPSLIATMGMVVILQGLIFIYTGGYPISGTNPVLSLIGRGYILGIPVPVIIFFLGVILANVVLRKTVMGRRIYAVGGNEDSSRLSGIDTMKYKIMVFMINGMASIIGGLILVSRLSTATPTAGEGYDMDAIASVVIGGTSVNGGEGNVMRTIIGVLLMSVISNSFNLIGVSIYFQYVFKGIIILAAVGFGSFKKK; the protein is encoded by the coding sequence ATGTTAGAACAGTTAAAAAATTCTTTTAGAAGAGAGAATCTTCTAAAAAATTATGGGATAATAATTGGGTTTTTAGTACTATGTACAATAATAAGTTTTGCAACACCTAATTTTCTTACTAGAAACAATATACTTAATCTATTGAGACAATCATCTATAATTGGTGTTATTGCAACAGGAATGACTTTTGTAATAATATCTGGAAATTTTGATATATCAGTAGGAAAAATAGCTGCTTTAGGAGGAACTATAATAATGAGCATGATTTCAAATGGTCATAGTTTTATTGTCGCCCTTCTAGCTGCACTTTTGGCAGGAGCAGTTATTGGATTAATTAATGGATTTGCAGTCGCAGTCATTAAAATACCATCTCTTATAGCAACTATGGGAATGGTCGTAATTTTACAGGGGCTCATTTTTATATATACAGGGGGCTATCCAATTTCAGGAACTAATCCAGTTCTTTCTCTTATTGGAAGAGGCTATATCTTAGGAATACCTGTACCTGTTATAATCTTTTTCCTTGGGGTGATACTGGCTAATGTAGTTTTAAGAAAGACAGTAATGGGAAGAAGAATATATGCAGTAGGTGGGAATGAAGATTCCAGCAGACTGTCAGGTATAGATACCATGAAATACAAAATAATGGTATTCATGATAAATGGTATGGCCTCTATAATAGGGGGACTTATTCTTGTTTCGAGATTGAGTACAGCTACTCCTACAGCAGGAGAAGGGTATGATATGGATGCAATAGCTTCAGTAGTTATTGGGGGAACAAGTGTAAATGGTGGAGAAGGAAATGTTATGAGAACAATAATAGGGGTTCTTCTCATGAGTGTTATAAGCAATAGTTTCAATCTTATAGGTGTGAGTATATATTTCCAATATGTATTTAAAGGAATAATAATACTAGCAGCAGTAGGATTTGGAAGTTTTAAGAAAAAATAG
- a CDS encoding sugar ABC transporter substrate-binding protein, which yields MKKLLLGALCLVLGATAFAAEKVVGVSLPGPVGYFIAVRDGMDTQAKKEGLKLEYTDANWDPIKQLSQIEDLVAKKVDVIAVAAADSEAIKGAIAIANEAKIPVIAFTNAIGSDEDGKYEGVVTYVGQNEVKTGALTGKIAKNLLKKDDAKIVLIEGVPGTPPQRNRKKGLTEEISGTKMEIVYNQTSRWEKERAMKIVEDLIQKNQKMDIIITQDDNSAMGAGMALQEAGLKDKIYVIGLGGSKEGLAAIKDGLIDGTTYMSAVEEGAKTIEAAGKLLREEKLEPVTPMIQVEVNKENVDNFKGEW from the coding sequence ATGAAAAAGTTATTATTAGGAGCTTTATGTCTAGTACTTGGAGCGACTGCTTTTGCAGCAGAAAAAGTTGTTGGAGTATCTTTACCAGGACCAGTGGGATATTTTATAGCTGTAAGAGATGGGATGGATACACAGGCTAAAAAAGAGGGGTTAAAGTTGGAATATACTGATGCTAACTGGGATCCAATTAAACAATTATCACAGATAGAAGATCTAGTAGCTAAAAAAGTAGATGTAATAGCAGTAGCAGCAGCAGATTCAGAAGCTATTAAAGGAGCAATAGCAATAGCTAATGAGGCAAAAATACCAGTTATAGCATTTACAAATGCAATTGGTAGTGATGAAGATGGCAAATATGAGGGTGTAGTTACTTATGTTGGACAAAACGAAGTGAAAACAGGAGCTTTAACAGGTAAAATAGCTAAGAATTTATTGAAAAAAGATGATGCAAAAATAGTTCTTATAGAAGGAGTTCCAGGAACACCTCCTCAAAGAAACAGAAAAAAAGGTCTTACTGAAGAAATATCTGGAACAAAAATGGAAATTGTATATAACCAAACAAGTAGATGGGAAAAGGAAAGAGCTATGAAAATAGTTGAGGACCTTATTCAAAAAAATCAAAAGATGGATATAATAATAACTCAAGATGATAACTCAGCTATGGGTGCAGGAATGGCATTACAAGAAGCAGGGTTAAAAGATAAAATATATGTAATTGGACTTGGAGGAAGTAAAGAGGGACTTGCAGCTATAAAAGATGGACTTATTGATGGAACTACATATATGTCAGCTGTAGAAGAAGGAGCAAAAACTATAGAAGCAGCTGGAAAATTGTTAAGAGAAGAAAAACTTGAACCAGTAACTCCTATGATTCAAGTAGAAGTAAATAAAGAAAATGTAGATAACTTTAAAGGTGAATGGTAA
- a CDS encoding HutP family protein codes for MQYKSKDIAKASVIMAMSSREEEAELKIKYLNSGIKTAAVDIGGNVVDSISKILERALVASKRNGIISESHIYEGALTGATREAIAQIMDKAVGFNVGGKIGIARCHEHLSVCIFLTIGMFRLDEVVIGLGHRAVPIDQE; via the coding sequence ATGCAGTATAAAAGTAAAGATATAGCTAAAGCTTCAGTTATAATGGCAATGAGTTCTAGAGAGGAAGAAGCAGAACTTAAAATAAAATATCTTAATTCAGGAATAAAAACAGCTGCTGTGGATATAGGTGGAAATGTAGTAGATTCTATCTCTAAAATATTAGAAAGAGCTTTAGTAGCATCAAAAAGAAATGGAATAATATCAGAATCACATATATATGAAGGAGCTTTAACAGGAGCAACTAGAGAAGCTATAGCACAGATAATGGATAAAGCAGTGGGATTTAATGTGGGAGGAAAAATAGGGATTGCAAGATGTCATGAACATCTTTCAGTATGTATTTTCCTTACAATAGGGATGTTCAGATTGGATGAAGTGGTAATAGGTCTGGGACATAGGGCAGTGCCAATAGATCAAGAATAA
- a CDS encoding ABC transporter substrate-binding protein translates to MKIKVGQRLIMMVLMFLVVAGVKTNAQEGKKFKIGISQFAEHPALDDVRKGFEDELKSLGVNADITYKNSQGDTGVAGVIAQKFVSDKSDLIFGIATVSAQAAKQSTDNIPVLFSAVTDPVNSQLVKTMDKVGGNVTGTTDATPMEKQLGLFQKINPKIKKVGIIYNTSESNSEIQVANAKEIGAKLGLEIRAVGVNNINDIPQAVNSMISKVDGFYTITDNIVASAINLISMAANERGMVTVGAEEAHVNGGILLTDGLSYYELGRQTGRMAKEILVDGKKPEDMPVETLANTTKVVNEKTMKNLKLNKELPVFEGAEFIEQ, encoded by the coding sequence ATGAAAATAAAAGTAGGACAGAGATTAATAATGATGGTATTGATGTTTTTAGTTGTAGCAGGAGTAAAAACTAATGCACAAGAAGGAAAAAAATTTAAAATAGGTATTTCACAGTTTGCAGAGCATCCAGCATTAGATGATGTTAGAAAAGGTTTTGAAGATGAGTTAAAATCTTTAGGGGTAAATGCAGACATAACATATAAAAATTCACAGGGAGATACTGGAGTAGCAGGAGTAATAGCACAGAAATTTGTATCAGATAAATCAGACCTTATATTTGGAATAGCAACTGTATCAGCCCAGGCTGCTAAACAGTCAACTGATAATATACCAGTTCTTTTCAGCGCAGTGACAGATCCAGTAAATTCTCAATTAGTAAAAACAATGGATAAAGTAGGAGGAAATGTAACAGGAACAACTGATGCAACTCCTATGGAAAAACAATTAGGGCTATTTCAAAAAATTAATCCTAAAATTAAAAAAGTTGGAATAATATATAATACAAGTGAGTCAAACTCAGAAATACAAGTAGCCAATGCAAAAGAAATAGGAGCAAAGTTAGGGCTTGAAATAAGAGCTGTTGGAGTAAATAATATTAATGATATACCTCAGGCTGTAAATTCTATGATATCTAAAGTAGATGGATTCTATACTATCACAGATAATATAGTTGCTTCTGCTATAAATCTTATTTCTATGGCAGCTAATGAAAGAGGAATGGTAACAGTTGGAGCAGAGGAAGCTCATGTAAATGGTGGAATACTTTTAACAGATGGACTTAGTTACTATGAATTAGGAAGACAAACTGGTCGTATGGCTAAAGAAATACTTGTTGATGGAAAGAAACCAGAAGATATGCCAGTGGAAACATTAGCTAACACTACTAAAGTAGTAAATGAAAAAACAATGAAAAATCTTAAATTAAATAAAGAGCTTCCAGTTTTTGAAGGAGCAGAATTTATAGAACAATAG
- a CDS encoding ABC transporter permease, protein MNSLMTISIEQGLIFAVLAMGVFITYKILDFPDLSVEGTFPFGAFIFARFATLGLDPITSTILAFVFGSLAGVITYFLHIKMKIAPILAGILTMTILYSVNLRINGKANIPLYNSPSVFSLGNKIVVLVIIVMIIKILMDMFLKTEIGYLLIATGDNETLVKSLGVSCDKFKLLGLMLSNGLVAVSGALMGQRQGFADINMGTSIIVSALASIIIGDTILKKSTKLKGTTRAILGSISYKIIGGIAIDLGLAPTDLKAISAIIVIIFIGYNNASFFSLKKKGGEENAKNKELVKEL, encoded by the coding sequence ATGAATTCGTTAATGACTATATCAATAGAACAGGGACTCATATTTGCAGTATTAGCAATGGGAGTATTTATAACATATAAGATTTTGGATTTTCCTGATTTGTCAGTTGAAGGAACATTTCCATTTGGAGCATTTATCTTCGCAAGATTTGCAACTTTAGGTCTTGATCCAATAACAAGTACAATTTTAGCATTTGTATTTGGATCATTAGCTGGGGTGATAACATATTTTCTGCATATAAAAATGAAAATAGCTCCTATATTAGCTGGAATCCTTACAATGACTATTCTTTATTCTGTAAATTTGAGAATAAATGGAAAAGCTAATATTCCTCTATATAACAGTCCATCTGTTTTCTCATTAGGAAATAAGATAGTAGTTCTTGTGATAATAGTCATGATTATAAAAATATTGATGGATATGTTCCTTAAAACAGAAATAGGATATCTTCTTATAGCAACTGGAGATAATGAAACTCTTGTAAAATCTTTAGGTGTGAGTTGTGATAAATTTAAACTTTTAGGTCTTATGCTTTCAAATGGACTGGTAGCTGTAAGTGGAGCTCTTATGGGACAAAGGCAGGGATTCGCAGATATAAATATGGGAACTTCTATAATAGTTTCTGCACTTGCTTCTATAATAATAGGAGATACAATTCTTAAAAAATCAACAAAGTTAAAAGGAACAACAAGAGCAATACTAGGTTCTATAAGCTATAAAATAATAGGGGGAATAGCAATAGATTTAGGTCTTGCTCCAACAGATTTGAAAGCTATCAGTGCAATAATAGTGATAATATTTATAGGATATAATAATGCATCATTCTTTAGTTTAAAAAAGAAGGGAGGAGAAGAAAATGCTAAAAATAAAGAACTTGTCAAAGAGCTTTAA
- a CDS encoding ABC transporter ATP-binding protein: MLKIKNLSKSFNGGTENELNIFENFNLNIEESEFVAILGSNGCGKSTLFNLISGSLREDAGSITLDETSINNLKEEERAWGIGKVHQDPSKGVSPSLTILENLSLADKKCEKFSLRNLIKKDKIKRFVEILKEVDLGLENKLDTQVKFLSGGQRQALSLIMATLKKPKLLLLDEHTAALDPKTSKVIMEKTKQLIDKQHITAMMISHNLRNAVQYADRIIMLDKGRVILDVESKKITESELAKIYNSKIEKEQMRAAG; the protein is encoded by the coding sequence ATGCTAAAAATAAAGAACTTGTCAAAGAGCTTTAATGGTGGAACTGAAAATGAATTAAATATATTTGAAAATTTTAATCTTAATATAGAAGAAAGTGAGTTTGTAGCAATATTAGGATCAAATGGATGTGGAAAGAGTACTCTTTTTAACCTTATAAGCGGTTCATTGAGGGAGGATGCTGGAAGTATAACTCTTGATGAAACATCAATAAATAATTTAAAAGAGGAAGAGAGAGCATGGGGGATAGGAAAAGTTCATCAAGATCCATCTAAGGGAGTATCTCCTTCTCTTACTATATTAGAAAATCTTTCTCTGGCAGATAAAAAATGTGAAAAGTTCTCTTTGAGAAATCTTATAAAAAAAGATAAAATAAAAAGATTTGTAGAGATTTTAAAAGAAGTGGATTTAGGACTTGAAAATAAACTGGATACTCAGGTAAAATTTCTTTCAGGAGGACAAAGACAGGCTCTATCTCTTATTATGGCAACTCTTAAGAAGCCAAAACTTCTCCTTTTAGATGAGCATACAGCAGCTCTTGATCCTAAGACATCAAAGGTAATAATGGAAAAGACAAAACAGCTTATTGATAAGCAGCATATTACAGCTATGATGATATCTCATAATTTAAGAAATGCAGTGCAGTATGCTGACAGAATAATTATGTTGGATAAAGGAAGAGTTATCCTTGATGTAGAGAGTAAGAAGATAACTGAATCAGAACTTGCTAAAATATACAATTCTAAGATAGAAAAAGAACAAATGAGGGCAGCAGGATAA
- a CDS encoding Mrp/NBP35 family ATP-binding protein: protein MSDCNTCPSGSSCTKDKESCGIVNNPHNNIKKVIGVMSGKGGVGKSTVTTLFAKELSKLGYKVGIMDADITGPSIPRLMGMKDEKAMGDGENIYPVVSKEGIKVISLNLLIDDENEPVIWRGPVVGGAVKQFWEDVIWGDLDFLLIDMPPGTGDVALTVMQSTPVNGVVMVSVPQDMVSMIVAKAVNMTKKMNIPVLGVVENMSYIICPGCETKISFNEENGTNDFLNEMGLTLLGELPMTRGIAGLTKGKEEGIGELFTPIAVNIVKEIEKL from the coding sequence ATGTCAGATTGTAATACTTGTCCATCAGGAAGTAGTTGTACAAAAGATAAAGAGAGCTGTGGAATAGTAAATAATCCACATAATAACATAAAAAAAGTAATTGGAGTAATGAGTGGAAAAGGTGGAGTTGGAAAATCAACAGTAACAACTTTATTTGCAAAAGAACTGAGTAAATTGGGATACAAAGTTGGAATAATGGATGCAGATATAACTGGACCAAGCATTCCAAGATTAATGGGAATGAAAGATGAAAAAGCTATGGGAGATGGAGAAAATATATATCCTGTAGTGTCTAAAGAAGGAATAAAAGTTATTTCTCTTAATTTGTTGATAGATGATGAAAATGAACCAGTAATCTGGAGAGGACCTGTAGTAGGTGGAGCTGTAAAACAGTTCTGGGAAGATGTAATCTGGGGAGATCTTGACTTCTTACTAATAGATATGCCTCCAGGAACAGGAGATGTAGCTTTGACAGTTATGCAGTCTACACCAGTTAATGGAGTAGTAATGGTATCTGTTCCTCAGGATATGGTATCTATGATAGTTGCAAAAGCTGTAAATATGACTAAGAAAATGAATATACCTGTATTAGGTGTAGTAGAAAATATGAGTTATATAATTTGCCCAGGATGTGAAACTAAAATAAGCTTTAATGAGGAAAATGGAACTAATGATTTCTTAAATGAAATGGGGCTTACTCTACTGGGAGAGCTTCCTATGACTAGAGGAATAGCTGGATTAACAAAGGGAAAAGAAGAGGGAATAGGAGAATTATTCACACCTATTGCTGTAAATATTGTTAAAGAAATTGAAAAATTATAA